In Caretta caretta isolate rCarCar2 chromosome 20, rCarCar1.hap1, whole genome shotgun sequence, a single window of DNA contains:
- the LOC142069689 gene encoding uncharacterized protein LOC142069689 yields MARGANPKQRLSAPAQSQRPRLSPPAGPSRQLRTPTRRRRVPVHRQGRGGPCQASCRLLSPAGAAQVSPPAPPLPCAQCGAASRLAPGSCCFPARVPPLRRGRTRTWPGHSLPWHRCPKHETRAIPPSALRDKSRHLPLQPGGRQPPPALLRCPRAEPASAAEALQAWPGPSVRQALYEPRTRNRSLAQTAPKRSTEFSGEAGNRQHEKL; encoded by the exons ATGGCCCGGGGGGCGAACCCAAAGCAGCGTTTGTCTGCCCCGGCTCAGAGCCAGCGGCCCCGGCTGAGCCCCCCGGCCGGCCCCAGCCGGCAGCTGCGGACCCCCACCCGCCGCCGCCGCGTCCCCGTCCATCGCCAAGGGAGGGGGGGTCCGTGCCAAGCCTCCtgccggctcctgtccccggcTGGCGCTGCCCAGGTCTCGCCCCCGGCGCCTCCGCTGCCCTGCGCTCAGTGCGGCGCAGCCTCTCGCCTGGCACCTGGGAGCTGCTGCTTCCCTGCCCGGGTCCCACCGCTCCGGAGGGGCCGGACCCGGACGTGGCCCGGCCATTCCCTGCCTTGGCACCGGTGCCCAAAGCACGAGACGCGAGCGATCCCCCCCTCCGCCCTGCGAGACAAGTCCCGGCACCTCCCGCTCCAGCCAGGGGGCCGGCAACCGCCGCCCGCCTTGCTCCGCTGCCCGCGGGCAGAGCCGGCCAG TGCTGCTGAGGCGCTCCAGGCCTGGCCCGGGCCCTCCGTGCGCCAGGCGCTGTACGAACCCAGAACCAGAAACCGGTCCCTGGCCCAAACAGCTCCCAAGCGAAGCACCGAG TTCTCCGGGGAAGCGGGGAACAGGCAGCATGAAAAGCTTTAA